The following coding sequences are from one Aethina tumida isolate Nest 87 chromosome 2, icAetTumi1.1, whole genome shotgun sequence window:
- the LOC109594047 gene encoding pyrimidodiazepine synthase, producing the protein MKERFYNLVAGIKTIVKLLGVNGNSFPNKYVSKMSELHLGKGSEQPPKTEGLLRLYSMKFCPYAQRARLVLKAKQIPHEIVNINLHEKPEWYSNVHPEGKVPALDTGSKVVVESVVISDYLDENYPNNPLYSNDSETKTAEKELIKKIDAVTTVFAKCVFGLEKKTPAEWLTDFLAVLEVFEKELAGKGTPLFGGDKPNMVDYMLWPWGERAGVVALALKEKLPIEDGQLPYLRQWRKEMRKQPAVDAIYNGPERFWKVAECKVLGTVPNYDTA; encoded by the exons ATGAAAGAGCGGTTTTACAATCTAGTCGCCGGTATAAAAACGATTGTTAAGTTGCTGGGTGTGAACGGGAACTCGTTTCCAAACAAATACGTGTCAAAAATGTCGGAATTACATTTGGGAAAAG GTTCAGAACAACCACCTAAAACCGAAGGACTTCTGAGGCTGTACTCGATGAAATTTTGTCCTTATGCTCAAAGAGCTAGGTTAGTTCTGAAGGCGAAACAAATTCCTCACgaaattgtcaatattaatttacatgaaaaaCCTGAATGGTACTCGAACGTGCATCCAGAAg gAAAAGTACCGGCTTTGGACACAGGATCTAAGGTCGTGGTCGAAAGTGTGGTCATAAGTGATTACTTGGATGAAAACTATCCGAACAATCCACTGTATTCTAATGATTCGGAGACTAAAACCGCCGAAAAAGAACTCATCAAGAAAATCGATGCAGTCACAACCGTGTTTGCGAAATGCGTTTTCGGTTTAGAAAAGAAAACACCAGCAGAATGGCTAACAGACTTCCTGGCTGTTTTGGAGGTTTTTGAAAAGGAACTGGCCGGAAAGGGAACTCCTTTATTTGGAGGTGATAAACCaaatatg GTTGATTACATGTTGTGGCCGTGGGGTGAGAGAGCAGGTGTTGTGGCTTTGGCTTTGAAAGAGAAACTTCCGATTGAAGATGGTCAACTTCCGTATTTGAGGCAATGGCGGAAGGAAATGAGGAAACAACCAGCCGTGGATGCTATTTACAATGGGCCAGAGAGATTCTGGAAGGTTGCCGAGTGCAAAGTATTGGGAACAGTTCCAAATTATGATACTGcttga
- the LOC109594048 gene encoding protein DPCD has product MDWLSYLRKAKKSCMIDGNLKKVRYDFDDGKVMVEEYNTDTYVVTRRAWKSNSKIDSDDKWDVELGDPEPVYNQDDNLIIKENSSQPFITKRLTKRNIEWRIRNLPYKLEVYSVTADPDNRCITVRTSNKKYFKKLPVPDLDRINLVPVQKNICISHNLNTLIITYNKPPELLELEKAIVEDIKQVNPPNHGDNVGCNPS; this is encoded by the exons ATGGATTGGTTGTCGTATTTGAGAAAGGCGAAAAAATCGTGTATGATTGACGGCAATTTGAAAAAAGTCCGCTACGATTTCGATGATGGTAAAGTGATGGTTGAAGAGTACAACACAGATACTTATGTTGTGACAAGGAGGGCTTGGAAAAGCAATTCAAAAATTGACAGTGACGACAAATGGGACGTTGAATTAGGCGATCCCGAACCAGTTTACAATCAAGACgacaatttgattattaaagaaaattctaGTCAG CCATTTATCACGAAACGTTTGACGAAACGCAATATAGAATGGCGTATCAGAAACTTGCCGTACAAATTGGAAGTGTATTCAGTAACAGCTGATCCAGACAATAGATGCATCACTGTTAGGACTTctaacaagaaatattttaaaaagttgcccGTCCCCGATTTAGATCGGATTAATTTGGTTCctgtacaaaaaaatatttgcatatCTCACAATCTCAACACTCTCATTAttact tataataaaCCACCAGAACTACTGGAATTGGAGAAAGCAATAGTGGAAGATATTAAACAAGTTAATCCACCAAATCATGGCGATAATGTGGGATGTAATCCAAgctaa
- the LOC109594070 gene encoding glutathione S-transferase omega-1-like codes for MSKHLAKGDPLPKLSDEKATVFSMLFCPYAQRVRLILDLKGIAHEVVNVNLRNKPGWLLDLNPKGQVPILHYNGQIICGSLEICKYLDQQFPNPSLFRGFTIEDETLLKNNLEPFITIYYDAVWKRNGKTFREHISDMTPHIKMLEHLLKQRGKFFGGDSAIFTDFMIWPWVERLGVLELTFAEKLPLDEFPVLVTWSQNMQNIECVKNVFIDPMRHFKATQFHFDSPANYDSV; via the exons ATGTCGAAGCATTTGGCTAAAG GTGATCCGCTTCCGAAACTGTCGGACGAAAAAGCCACGGTGTTCTCCATGTTGTTCTGTCCGTACGCTCAAAGAGTTAGACTGATTTTGGATTTGAAGGGGATAGCTCACGAGGTTGTTAACGTTAATTTGCGAAACAAACCAGGCTGGTTGTTAGACCTAAATCCGAAAGGCCAGGTACCAATTCTGCATTACAATGGACAAATTATCTGTGGTAGTTTGgagatttgtaaatatttggaCCAACAATTTCCAAATCCTTCACTGTTTAGGGGATTCACTATTGAGGATGAGacgttattaaaaaacaacttggaaccatttattacaatatattatgatGCAGTCTGGAAACGAAATGGCAAAACTTTTAGAGAACATATTTCTGACATGACTccacatattaaaatgttggagcatttattaaaacaacgtG ggAAATTTTTTGGCGGGGATTCAGCCATTTTTACTGACTTCATGATATGGCCGTGGGTGGAACGTTTAGGTGTTTTGGAATTAACTTTTGCGGAAAAACTACCGCTCGACGAGTTTCCCGTTTTGGTAACATGGTCTCAAAACATGCAAAACATAGAATGTGTTAAGAATGTGTTTATCGATCCAATGAGACATTTTAAAGCAACACAATTTCATTTCGACTCACCTGCAAATTACGATTCtgtttaa